A DNA window from Ctenopharyngodon idella isolate HZGC_01 chromosome 10, HZGC01, whole genome shotgun sequence contains the following coding sequences:
- the ptpn4b gene encoding tyrosine-protein phosphatase non-receptor type 4b isoform X2 has product MHSVFRSVLDTWQPSQWPLFEILQLSYGVGTVMTARFRLPAGRTYDVGALEEARERQHAQVVCNVLLLDNTVQTFRVNKQDQGRILLDVVYKHLELTEQDYFGLQLADDSSDSQRWLDPNKPVRKQLKRPSPHNLRFRVKFFVSDPGKLQEEYTRYLYFLQLKQDILSGRLPCPQNTAVLLASYAVQAELGDYSHSEHLSGYLSEYSFIPNPPQDFEKEVAKLHQEHNGLTPAQSEFNYLNAARTLELYGVDLHYARDHCNAEIYIGVLSAGISVYKDRVRVNHFPWLKIVKISFKSKQFFIQIRRELTENGETLLGFNMMNYRACKNLWKACVEHHTFFRLERPIPPERNLFLQYFTLGSKFRYCGRTEAQSVQYGKERGIKNRVFARSPSKPLVRRLMSGLDWETVSRNSLSDDRLETQSLPNRSPPDSPDHNSVFNTEGARVRPSSIGHLVDHVIDDSPCQTLTNHKSASSTQANSISLDSTPSPDVTTDEQPPALPPKQSRKDPLTHNGRSQSQHELDDHLSELYNVPAASGKSMNGAVPHDNLVLIKMRPDENGRFGFNVKGGADQRMPIIVSRVAPGTPADMCMPRLNEGDQVVLINGRNISEHTHDDVVMLIKASCEEQSGELIMLVRPNAIYDVDEEQEKLDLEPDFQYIPETSGLEQSHSEADSLRSSIQLLKDGLSSGTVLAQFDQLYRKRPGMSMSCARLPQNVSKNRYRDISPYDTTRVVLKGTDDYINANFINMEVPSKGEVKRYIACQGPLPGTCSDFWQMVWEQSAALVVMLTTQVERGRVKCHQYWPNVSASGTYGGFQVTCVSEEGNSAYLLRDLTLTHLESKEERQICQMQYLAWPDHGVPDDSSDFLNFVSQVRSKRADTPEPVVVHCSAGIGRTGVLITMETAMCLIENGQSVYPLDIVRTMRDQRAMMIQTPSQYRFVCEAILKVYEEEIVKPFETEPPVEKEE; this is encoded by the exons ACGGAGTGGGGACCGTAATGACCGCACGCTTCCGGTTGCCTGCTGGCAGAACTTACGATGTGGGAGCGTTGGAGGAGGCCAGAGAGAGACAGCACGCGCAGGTGGTGTGTAACGTTTTACTGCTGGACAACACAGTACAGACCTTCAGAGTCAAT AAGCAAGATCAGGGGCGGATCTTGTTGGACGTAGTGTATAAACACTTGGAGCTAACAGAGCAAGACTACTTCGGCCTTCAACTAGCAGACGACTCTTCTGACAGCCAG AGGTGGCTGGACCCAAACAAACCTGTTAGAAAACAGCTCAAAa ggCCATCCCCACATAATCTGAGGTTCAGGGTGAAGTTTTTCGTGAGTGACCCTGGTAAATTACAGGAAGAGTACACAAG gTATTTGTACTTTTTGCAACTGAAGCAGGATATTCTGAGCGGCAG GCTTCCTTGTCCACAAAACACTGCAGTTCTTCTGGCTTCTTATGCTGTTCAGG CTGAGTTGGGGGACTACAGTCACTCCGAACATTTGTCTGGGTACCTCTCTGAGTACAGCTTCATTCCCAACCCTCCGCAGGACTTTGAGAAAGAGGTCGCTAAACTTCACCAAGAGCACAA tggactcacaccagctcagtcCGAGTTTAACTACTTGAATGCTGCACGGACGCTGGAGCTGTACGGCGTGGACTTGCACTATGCTCGG GACCACTGTAACGCAGAGATTTACATTGGAGTTTTGTCTGCCGGCATCTCCGTGTATAAGGACAGGGTACGAGTCAACCACTTTCCATG GttgaaaattgtaaaaatttcttttaaatctAAACAGTTTTTTATACAAATAAGAAGAGAACTG ACTGAGAACGGAGAGACTTTATTGGGTTTCAACATGATGAACTACAGAGCTTGTAAGAACTTATGGAAGGcctgcgtggagcatcacacgTTCTTCAGACTGGAACGGCCCATTCCTCCTGAGAGAAACCTCTTCCTGCAGTACTTCACCCTCGGATCCAAGTTCCGCTACTG TGGGAGGACAGAGGCGCAGTCTGTACAGTACGGAAAAGAAAGAGGCATCAAGAACAGAGTTTTTGCACg GTCACCAAGCAAGCCTCTGGTCAGGAGACTGATGAGCGGTTTGGACTGGGAGACCGTCAGCAGGAATTCCCTCTCGGACGACCGACTCGAGACTCAGAGTCTGCCGAACCGTTCTCCGCCAGACTCGCCCGATCA TAACTCCGTGTTTAACACAGAGGGTGCGCGGGTCAGGCCGTCCTCCATCGGTCACCTAGTCGATCACGTGATCGATGACTCACCATGCCAGACGTTAACCAATCACAAGTCTGCATCCTCCACGCAGGCCAATAGCATCAGCCTGGACTCGACACC GTCTCCCGATGTAACGACTGATGAGCAGCCGCCCGCTCTGCCCCCAAAACAGTCCAGAAAAGACCCTCTGACCCACAACGGCAGATCACAGTCTCAGCACGAGTTGGACGACCACCTCAGCGAATTATACAATGTACCTGCGGCATCAGGAAAGAGCATG AATGGAGCCGTGCCTCATGACAATCTTGTTCTGATTAAAATGAGGCCGGATGAAAACGGACGATTTGGATTTAACGTTAAG GGTGGCGCTGATCAGAGGATGCCCATCATAGTGTCCCGTGTGGCTCCAGGAACTCCG GCTGATATGTGTATGCCGCGCCTCAACGAGGgcgaccaggtcgtgctgatTAATGGCCGCAATATCTCAGAGCACACTCACGATGATGTGGTTATGCTAATTAAGGCCAGCTGTGAGGAACAATCAGGAGAGCTCATCATGCTTGTCAGACCCAATG CTATCTATGATGTGGACGAGGAGCAGGAGAAGTTGGATCTGGAGCCAGATTTCCAGTACATTCCGGAGACGTCCGGTCTAGAGCAGAGCCACTCGGAGGCTGATAGTTTGAGGTCCTCAATACAGCTGCTGAAAGACGGTCTTTCCAGCGGTACCGTGCTTGCGCAGTTTGAT CAACTGTACAGGAAACGTCCTGGGATGTCCATGTCATGTGCCAGATTGCCACAAAACGTCTCCAAAAACCGTTATCGGGACATTTCTCCAT ATGACACCACTCGAGTTGTATTAAAGGGGACGGATGATTATATCAATGCAAATTTCATCAAC ATGGAAGTCCCAAGTAAAGGTGAAGTAAAGCGGTATATCGCCTGCCAAGGGCCACTTCCTGGTACCTGCTCGGACTTTTGGCAGATGGTGTGGGAACAGAGCGCCGCCCTTGTGGTCATGCTCACAACACAAGTTGAACGTGGCAGg GTGAAATGTCATCAATACTGGCCAAATGTTTCCGCAAGTGGCACCTACGGAGGTTTCCAGGTTACATGCGTGTCGGAGGAAGGGAACTCTGCGTACCTGCTCAGAGATCTGACTCTTACCCACCTGGAG AGTAAAGAAGAAAGGCAGATTTGTCAGATGCAGTACTTGGCGTGGCCCGATCACGGCGTGCCAGATGATTCGTCGGACTTCCTGAACTTTGTCAGTCAAGTACGCAGCAAAAGAGCTGACACTCCAGAACCTGTGGTGGTTCATTGCAG TGCCGGGATTGGTCGTACCGGGGTACTTATCACCATGGAGACAGCGATGTGTTTGATAGAAAATGGTCAGTCGGTGTATCCCTTAGACATCGTCAGAACCATGAGAGACCAGCGTGCCATGATGATCCAGACTCCT
- the ptpn4b gene encoding tyrosine-protein phosphatase non-receptor type 4b isoform X3 → MTARFRLPAGRTYDVGALEEARERQHAQVVCNVLLLDNTVQTFRVNKQDQGRILLDVVYKHLELTEQDYFGLQLADDSSDSQRWLDPNKPVRKQLKRPSPHNLRFRVKFFVSDPGKLQEEYTRYLYFLQLKQDILSGRLPCPQNTAVLLASYAVQAELGDYSHSEHLSGYLSEYSFIPNPPQDFEKEVAKLHQEHNGLTPAQSEFNYLNAARTLELYGVDLHYARDHCNAEIYIGVLSAGISVYKDRVRVNHFPWLKIVKISFKSKQFFIQIRRELTENGETLLGFNMMNYRACKNLWKACVEHHTFFRLERPIPPERNLFLQYFTLGSKFRYCGRTEAQSVQYGKERGIKNRVFARSPSKPLVRRLMSGLDWETVSRNSLSDDRLETQSLPNRSPPDSPDHSNSVFNTEGARVRPSSIGHLVDHVIDDSPCQTLTNHKSASSTQANSISLDSTPSPDVTTDEQPPALPPKQSRKDPLTHNGRSQSQHELDDHLSELYNVPAASGKSMNGAVPHDNLVLIKMRPDENGRFGFNVKGGADQRMPIIVSRVAPGTPADMCMPRLNEGDQVVLINGRNISEHTHDDVVMLIKASCEEQSGELIMLVRPNAIYDVDEEQEKLDLEPDFQYIPETSGLEQSHSEADSLRSSIQLLKDGLSSGTVLAQFDQLYRKRPGMSMSCARLPQNVSKNRYRDISPYDTTRVVLKGTDDYINANFINMEVPSKGEVKRYIACQGPLPGTCSDFWQMVWEQSAALVVMLTTQVERGRVKCHQYWPNVSASGTYGGFQVTCVSEEGNSAYLLRDLTLTHLESKEERQICQMQYLAWPDHGVPDDSSDFLNFVSQVRSKRADTPEPVVVHCSAGIGRTGVLITMETAMCLIENGQSVYPLDIVRTMRDQRAMMIQTPSQYRFVCEAILKVYEEEIVKPFETEPPVEKEE, encoded by the exons ATGACCGCACGCTTCCGGTTGCCTGCTGGCAGAACTTACGATGTGGGAGCGTTGGAGGAGGCCAGAGAGAGACAGCACGCGCAGGTGGTGTGTAACGTTTTACTGCTGGACAACACAGTACAGACCTTCAGAGTCAAT AAGCAAGATCAGGGGCGGATCTTGTTGGACGTAGTGTATAAACACTTGGAGCTAACAGAGCAAGACTACTTCGGCCTTCAACTAGCAGACGACTCTTCTGACAGCCAG AGGTGGCTGGACCCAAACAAACCTGTTAGAAAACAGCTCAAAa ggCCATCCCCACATAATCTGAGGTTCAGGGTGAAGTTTTTCGTGAGTGACCCTGGTAAATTACAGGAAGAGTACACAAG gTATTTGTACTTTTTGCAACTGAAGCAGGATATTCTGAGCGGCAG GCTTCCTTGTCCACAAAACACTGCAGTTCTTCTGGCTTCTTATGCTGTTCAGG CTGAGTTGGGGGACTACAGTCACTCCGAACATTTGTCTGGGTACCTCTCTGAGTACAGCTTCATTCCCAACCCTCCGCAGGACTTTGAGAAAGAGGTCGCTAAACTTCACCAAGAGCACAA tggactcacaccagctcagtcCGAGTTTAACTACTTGAATGCTGCACGGACGCTGGAGCTGTACGGCGTGGACTTGCACTATGCTCGG GACCACTGTAACGCAGAGATTTACATTGGAGTTTTGTCTGCCGGCATCTCCGTGTATAAGGACAGGGTACGAGTCAACCACTTTCCATG GttgaaaattgtaaaaatttcttttaaatctAAACAGTTTTTTATACAAATAAGAAGAGAACTG ACTGAGAACGGAGAGACTTTATTGGGTTTCAACATGATGAACTACAGAGCTTGTAAGAACTTATGGAAGGcctgcgtggagcatcacacgTTCTTCAGACTGGAACGGCCCATTCCTCCTGAGAGAAACCTCTTCCTGCAGTACTTCACCCTCGGATCCAAGTTCCGCTACTG TGGGAGGACAGAGGCGCAGTCTGTACAGTACGGAAAAGAAAGAGGCATCAAGAACAGAGTTTTTGCACg GTCACCAAGCAAGCCTCTGGTCAGGAGACTGATGAGCGGTTTGGACTGGGAGACCGTCAGCAGGAATTCCCTCTCGGACGACCGACTCGAGACTCAGAGTCTGCCGAACCGTTCTCCGCCAGACTCGCCCGATCA CAGTAACTCCGTGTTTAACACAGAGGGTGCGCGGGTCAGGCCGTCCTCCATCGGTCACCTAGTCGATCACGTGATCGATGACTCACCATGCCAGACGTTAACCAATCACAAGTCTGCATCCTCCACGCAGGCCAATAGCATCAGCCTGGACTCGACACC GTCTCCCGATGTAACGACTGATGAGCAGCCGCCCGCTCTGCCCCCAAAACAGTCCAGAAAAGACCCTCTGACCCACAACGGCAGATCACAGTCTCAGCACGAGTTGGACGACCACCTCAGCGAATTATACAATGTACCTGCGGCATCAGGAAAGAGCATG AATGGAGCCGTGCCTCATGACAATCTTGTTCTGATTAAAATGAGGCCGGATGAAAACGGACGATTTGGATTTAACGTTAAG GGTGGCGCTGATCAGAGGATGCCCATCATAGTGTCCCGTGTGGCTCCAGGAACTCCG GCTGATATGTGTATGCCGCGCCTCAACGAGGgcgaccaggtcgtgctgatTAATGGCCGCAATATCTCAGAGCACACTCACGATGATGTGGTTATGCTAATTAAGGCCAGCTGTGAGGAACAATCAGGAGAGCTCATCATGCTTGTCAGACCCAATG CTATCTATGATGTGGACGAGGAGCAGGAGAAGTTGGATCTGGAGCCAGATTTCCAGTACATTCCGGAGACGTCCGGTCTAGAGCAGAGCCACTCGGAGGCTGATAGTTTGAGGTCCTCAATACAGCTGCTGAAAGACGGTCTTTCCAGCGGTACCGTGCTTGCGCAGTTTGAT CAACTGTACAGGAAACGTCCTGGGATGTCCATGTCATGTGCCAGATTGCCACAAAACGTCTCCAAAAACCGTTATCGGGACATTTCTCCAT ATGACACCACTCGAGTTGTATTAAAGGGGACGGATGATTATATCAATGCAAATTTCATCAAC ATGGAAGTCCCAAGTAAAGGTGAAGTAAAGCGGTATATCGCCTGCCAAGGGCCACTTCCTGGTACCTGCTCGGACTTTTGGCAGATGGTGTGGGAACAGAGCGCCGCCCTTGTGGTCATGCTCACAACACAAGTTGAACGTGGCAGg GTGAAATGTCATCAATACTGGCCAAATGTTTCCGCAAGTGGCACCTACGGAGGTTTCCAGGTTACATGCGTGTCGGAGGAAGGGAACTCTGCGTACCTGCTCAGAGATCTGACTCTTACCCACCTGGAG AGTAAAGAAGAAAGGCAGATTTGTCAGATGCAGTACTTGGCGTGGCCCGATCACGGCGTGCCAGATGATTCGTCGGACTTCCTGAACTTTGTCAGTCAAGTACGCAGCAAAAGAGCTGACACTCCAGAACCTGTGGTGGTTCATTGCAG TGCCGGGATTGGTCGTACCGGGGTACTTATCACCATGGAGACAGCGATGTGTTTGATAGAAAATGGTCAGTCGGTGTATCCCTTAGACATCGTCAGAACCATGAGAGACCAGCGTGCCATGATGATCCAGACTCCT
- the ptpn4b gene encoding tyrosine-protein phosphatase non-receptor type 4b isoform X1 has product MHSVFRSVLDTWQPSQWPLFEILQLSYGVGTVMTARFRLPAGRTYDVGALEEARERQHAQVVCNVLLLDNTVQTFRVNKQDQGRILLDVVYKHLELTEQDYFGLQLADDSSDSQRWLDPNKPVRKQLKRPSPHNLRFRVKFFVSDPGKLQEEYTRYLYFLQLKQDILSGRLPCPQNTAVLLASYAVQAELGDYSHSEHLSGYLSEYSFIPNPPQDFEKEVAKLHQEHNGLTPAQSEFNYLNAARTLELYGVDLHYARDHCNAEIYIGVLSAGISVYKDRVRVNHFPWLKIVKISFKSKQFFIQIRRELTENGETLLGFNMMNYRACKNLWKACVEHHTFFRLERPIPPERNLFLQYFTLGSKFRYCGRTEAQSVQYGKERGIKNRVFARSPSKPLVRRLMSGLDWETVSRNSLSDDRLETQSLPNRSPPDSPDHSNSVFNTEGARVRPSSIGHLVDHVIDDSPCQTLTNHKSASSTQANSISLDSTPSPDVTTDEQPPALPPKQSRKDPLTHNGRSQSQHELDDHLSELYNVPAASGKSMNGAVPHDNLVLIKMRPDENGRFGFNVKGGADQRMPIIVSRVAPGTPADMCMPRLNEGDQVVLINGRNISEHTHDDVVMLIKASCEEQSGELIMLVRPNAIYDVDEEQEKLDLEPDFQYIPETSGLEQSHSEADSLRSSIQLLKDGLSSGTVLAQFDQLYRKRPGMSMSCARLPQNVSKNRYRDISPYDTTRVVLKGTDDYINANFINMEVPSKGEVKRYIACQGPLPGTCSDFWQMVWEQSAALVVMLTTQVERGRVKCHQYWPNVSASGTYGGFQVTCVSEEGNSAYLLRDLTLTHLESKEERQICQMQYLAWPDHGVPDDSSDFLNFVSQVRSKRADTPEPVVVHCSAGIGRTGVLITMETAMCLIENGQSVYPLDIVRTMRDQRAMMIQTPSQYRFVCEAILKVYEEEIVKPFETEPPVEKEE; this is encoded by the exons ACGGAGTGGGGACCGTAATGACCGCACGCTTCCGGTTGCCTGCTGGCAGAACTTACGATGTGGGAGCGTTGGAGGAGGCCAGAGAGAGACAGCACGCGCAGGTGGTGTGTAACGTTTTACTGCTGGACAACACAGTACAGACCTTCAGAGTCAAT AAGCAAGATCAGGGGCGGATCTTGTTGGACGTAGTGTATAAACACTTGGAGCTAACAGAGCAAGACTACTTCGGCCTTCAACTAGCAGACGACTCTTCTGACAGCCAG AGGTGGCTGGACCCAAACAAACCTGTTAGAAAACAGCTCAAAa ggCCATCCCCACATAATCTGAGGTTCAGGGTGAAGTTTTTCGTGAGTGACCCTGGTAAATTACAGGAAGAGTACACAAG gTATTTGTACTTTTTGCAACTGAAGCAGGATATTCTGAGCGGCAG GCTTCCTTGTCCACAAAACACTGCAGTTCTTCTGGCTTCTTATGCTGTTCAGG CTGAGTTGGGGGACTACAGTCACTCCGAACATTTGTCTGGGTACCTCTCTGAGTACAGCTTCATTCCCAACCCTCCGCAGGACTTTGAGAAAGAGGTCGCTAAACTTCACCAAGAGCACAA tggactcacaccagctcagtcCGAGTTTAACTACTTGAATGCTGCACGGACGCTGGAGCTGTACGGCGTGGACTTGCACTATGCTCGG GACCACTGTAACGCAGAGATTTACATTGGAGTTTTGTCTGCCGGCATCTCCGTGTATAAGGACAGGGTACGAGTCAACCACTTTCCATG GttgaaaattgtaaaaatttcttttaaatctAAACAGTTTTTTATACAAATAAGAAGAGAACTG ACTGAGAACGGAGAGACTTTATTGGGTTTCAACATGATGAACTACAGAGCTTGTAAGAACTTATGGAAGGcctgcgtggagcatcacacgTTCTTCAGACTGGAACGGCCCATTCCTCCTGAGAGAAACCTCTTCCTGCAGTACTTCACCCTCGGATCCAAGTTCCGCTACTG TGGGAGGACAGAGGCGCAGTCTGTACAGTACGGAAAAGAAAGAGGCATCAAGAACAGAGTTTTTGCACg GTCACCAAGCAAGCCTCTGGTCAGGAGACTGATGAGCGGTTTGGACTGGGAGACCGTCAGCAGGAATTCCCTCTCGGACGACCGACTCGAGACTCAGAGTCTGCCGAACCGTTCTCCGCCAGACTCGCCCGATCA CAGTAACTCCGTGTTTAACACAGAGGGTGCGCGGGTCAGGCCGTCCTCCATCGGTCACCTAGTCGATCACGTGATCGATGACTCACCATGCCAGACGTTAACCAATCACAAGTCTGCATCCTCCACGCAGGCCAATAGCATCAGCCTGGACTCGACACC GTCTCCCGATGTAACGACTGATGAGCAGCCGCCCGCTCTGCCCCCAAAACAGTCCAGAAAAGACCCTCTGACCCACAACGGCAGATCACAGTCTCAGCACGAGTTGGACGACCACCTCAGCGAATTATACAATGTACCTGCGGCATCAGGAAAGAGCATG AATGGAGCCGTGCCTCATGACAATCTTGTTCTGATTAAAATGAGGCCGGATGAAAACGGACGATTTGGATTTAACGTTAAG GGTGGCGCTGATCAGAGGATGCCCATCATAGTGTCCCGTGTGGCTCCAGGAACTCCG GCTGATATGTGTATGCCGCGCCTCAACGAGGgcgaccaggtcgtgctgatTAATGGCCGCAATATCTCAGAGCACACTCACGATGATGTGGTTATGCTAATTAAGGCCAGCTGTGAGGAACAATCAGGAGAGCTCATCATGCTTGTCAGACCCAATG CTATCTATGATGTGGACGAGGAGCAGGAGAAGTTGGATCTGGAGCCAGATTTCCAGTACATTCCGGAGACGTCCGGTCTAGAGCAGAGCCACTCGGAGGCTGATAGTTTGAGGTCCTCAATACAGCTGCTGAAAGACGGTCTTTCCAGCGGTACCGTGCTTGCGCAGTTTGAT CAACTGTACAGGAAACGTCCTGGGATGTCCATGTCATGTGCCAGATTGCCACAAAACGTCTCCAAAAACCGTTATCGGGACATTTCTCCAT ATGACACCACTCGAGTTGTATTAAAGGGGACGGATGATTATATCAATGCAAATTTCATCAAC ATGGAAGTCCCAAGTAAAGGTGAAGTAAAGCGGTATATCGCCTGCCAAGGGCCACTTCCTGGTACCTGCTCGGACTTTTGGCAGATGGTGTGGGAACAGAGCGCCGCCCTTGTGGTCATGCTCACAACACAAGTTGAACGTGGCAGg GTGAAATGTCATCAATACTGGCCAAATGTTTCCGCAAGTGGCACCTACGGAGGTTTCCAGGTTACATGCGTGTCGGAGGAAGGGAACTCTGCGTACCTGCTCAGAGATCTGACTCTTACCCACCTGGAG AGTAAAGAAGAAAGGCAGATTTGTCAGATGCAGTACTTGGCGTGGCCCGATCACGGCGTGCCAGATGATTCGTCGGACTTCCTGAACTTTGTCAGTCAAGTACGCAGCAAAAGAGCTGACACTCCAGAACCTGTGGTGGTTCATTGCAG TGCCGGGATTGGTCGTACCGGGGTACTTATCACCATGGAGACAGCGATGTGTTTGATAGAAAATGGTCAGTCGGTGTATCCCTTAGACATCGTCAGAACCATGAGAGACCAGCGTGCCATGATGATCCAGACTCCT